CCAGGCGCATGCGCCTCGGAGAGAAGACAGACATGAAGGTTTTCACCACCTCGTTCACGCTGTCGAGTGAGGAGCGCACCGAGGTTTCCGACATCACGAAGCTGGTGCGGGACGCGGTGCAGCAATCGCCCATCCGGGCGGGCATCGCGCTCATCAACACTCTCCACACGACCTGCGCGCTGTTCATCAACGAGTTCCAGAGCGCGCTCATCGACGACCTTAAGGCGCTCGTCGAGCGGCTCGTGCCCGAGCGCCACGGCTACCGTCACGACGACCCGCGCGTGTCGGACTGCGAGCGCGGCAACGCGCACTCGCACCTGCGCGCCGCGCTCCTCGGGCGCAGCATCGCCCTCGGCGTGAACGACGGCGAGTTGACGCTCGGCCGGTTCCAGTCCGTGATCTTTGCCGAGCTCGACGGACCCCGGAAGCGGGAGATCAGCATCCAGGTGATCGGCGAGTAAGGCCGGCCACCCTCACCGTCAGCGACGGGCCGTCGCGAGTCACTTCCCCCACTGCGGTAGGCCGCCTATTCCCGAGACGAACCAGGAATGCGCGCTGTGCGGAGCACGTGTCGTGCAGCGCCTGTTCGCCGCGCACGATCGTCTGCACCACCTGCCAGGAGAATTTTGGGTGGTGCGCTGTGCTACGTGCGGCCTCAAACAGACCTCACCGCGGCCCACGGGTGAGGCGCTGGCCGCCTACTACCCGGCAGACTACGGTCCTCACCGCGACGCGGGTGACGAGTCCGGCGGGCAGGAGACGAACGCCAGCTCGCGCTCGCGGGGCTGGCTCAAAGAGCGGTTCGGGAGCCGGCGCATCTGGTGGACGCCCGATCTGCCGCCGGGCGCCCGCGTGCTCGAGCTGGGCAGCGGCGCGGGGCTCTTCGTCCGGCACGC
The sequence above is drawn from the Candidatus Methylomirabilota bacterium genome and encodes:
- a CDS encoding secondary thiamine-phosphate synthase enzyme YjbQ, which codes for MKVFTTSFTLSSEERTEVSDITKLVRDAVQQSPIRAGIALINTLHTTCALFINEFQSALIDDLKALVERLVPERHGYRHDDPRVSDCERGNAHSHLRAALLGRSIALGVNDGELTLGRFQSVIFAELDGPRKREISIQVIGE